The Arachis hypogaea cultivar Tifrunner chromosome 19, arahy.Tifrunner.gnm2.J5K5, whole genome shotgun sequence genome has a window encoding:
- the LOC112779767 gene encoding F-box/kelch-repeat protein At3g23880-like, which yields MRGNLLGTTDKRPKPLSPTKAPPILPSEVIEEILVRVPASTLVKLKIVCKSWNALISNPVFARDHLHWSRADPSMTRPRLIYSFSNDRKIRFSNPSSPLNEDGFFEMDVGLDILGSCNGLICLRWITGYLRQSIRLWNPCTRSASDWLKIASQPGNMYGFGYDRVHHNYKFLYGHKIHTFGSNSRTTIVQDPPSYDPKPAIGTFVYGTLNWAAQARSNFLEWVILSFHLANENFCPLSLPGMDNSDERYVPAVGALRDRLCVCLKEKYGRWIFWVMEDYGVQESWTKFITIFSKRHQETLTCYSFKAMYMTENDDVLAVFFSPYDNVSFNLVIIEANDGRASQRNLYMAGHQYCYVYHESLVSPSHLGLPSFHY from the coding sequence ATGCGGGGAAACCTTCTCGGAACCACCGACAAGCGGCCGAAACCCCTGTCTCCAACAAAGGCGCCACCCATCCTTCCGAGCGAGGTGATCGAGGAGATCCTGGTGAGGGTTCCGGCGAGTACCCTTGTGAAATTGAAGATTGTGTGCAAATCATGGAATGCACTCATCTCCAACCCCGTATTCGCCAGAGACCACCTTCACTGGTCAAGAGCAGATCCAAGCATGACCCGCCCACGACTGATATATAGCTTTTCAAATGATCGCAAAATCCGATTTTCGAACCCATCCTCCCCTCTTAATGAAGATGGGTTCTTCGAGATGGATGTTGGTCTGGATATCTTGGGTTCCTGCAATGGCTTGATCTGCCTCCGCTGGATTACCGGTTATCTGCGGCAATCCATCAGATTGTGGAATCCCTGTACCAGATCAGCATCCGATTGGTTGAAAATTGCGTCGCAACCGGGTAACATGTATGGTTTTGGCTATGATCGTGTGCATCATAATTACAAGTTTCTATATGGCCACAAAATTCACACTTTCGGTTCGAATTCTCGGACAACCATCGTGCAAGATCCCCCATCTTACGACCCCAAGCCGGCGATAGGGACGTTTGTGTATGGCACTCTAAATTGGGCAGCTCAGGCTCGTAGCAACTTTCTCGAATGGGTGATCCTTTCCTTTCACTTAGCCAACGAGAATTTTTGCCCATTGTCTCTGCCTGGTATGGATAATAGTGACGAGCGTTATGTTCCTGCCGTGGGTGCGTTGAGGGACAGGCTTTGTGTTTGTTTGAAGGAAAAGTATGGTCGTTGGATCTTCTGGGTGATGGAGGATTATGGAGTCCAAGAGTCTTGGACTAAGTTCATCACCATATTTAGTAAGCGGCATCAAGAAACTCTAACGTGTTATTCATTTAAAGCCATGTACATGACGGAAAATGATGACGTTCTGGCTGTTTTCTTCAGTCCGTATGataatgtatctttcaatttagTTATTATTGAAGCAAATGATGGCCGAGCATCGCAACGAAATCTTTACATGGCAGGTCATCAGTACTGCTATGTTTACCATGAAAGCTTGGTTTCGCCCTCCCATTTAGGTCTTCCAAGTTTTCACTACTGA